The sequence AGTGTATTGCTGACAGTTTTAACAGATAGGAGAGAAGGGTGAGCAAAATCGAGTGGATCATGAGCTGACATCAATCAGGTATCAACCTTTCAGGCGGTGAGTCGGGCTTCGGATCGTGAGATCACGCGCTCAGTCAGATATCTACTCTAGGTCAAAAGCAGCGAGTCAACATCGCGAGAGCACTTTATTATAACGCAGATATTGCGGTAAGTACAGCGTCTTGCTCACCGGTATGTTAACTGAATTTTGAACAGCTCTTTGACGACCCTTTGAGTGCCGTGGACCCGCATGTTGGTAAAGCGCTATTCGAAAACGCAATCTTACCATTAAGTGGCCGCGGGAAAACCGTGGTGCTAGTGACCCATGCGATACACTTCCTGCCTATGGTGGATCATATCTAGTAAGTAGCACGCTGGTTTgcagatatcagctgatgatttgcGATCTCAGCCTCATGTCAAAAGGGGCTATCGTGGAGCAGGGCACGTTTCAGGAACTATCTCGAGCTGGAGGGCCAGCTTCAAGGCTCTTTTCCGATTATGGAGGTAGCTCTGTGGAGGAAGACTCGGATGGCACTTCGCaagatgacatggtgatTGATGCAAAACAACCGATCAAGCAGGAGAGTGACAACGTTATGGGCAAAGCTGCCGGTACCGGAaagttggaggtgagcagTGGGTGTTTCTGTGAGGAAGATCGCCTGGGCTAAGGCGAATGACCCCCAGGGTCGTCTCATGGTCAGCGAGGTGCGCAAGACCGGTTCGGTCGGTCAAAAGGGTAAGCTTGGGCGTTCGGAGTCAGCGCTGATCACGAAGTGTACGCTGGATACCTGCATGCTGGTCGAGCAGGATGGACTCTCCCGCTGACGCTTCTGTCGGCTGCGATCATGTGAGTTCCGTACGTCGCCGCCGTAGCTGACCCTGTTTGCAGGCAAGGATCCCAAGTCATGGCAACGTGAGTTCTCGAGAGGCAGAGAGATGAACTGATACCTGGTTGACTTAGCGTTTGGTTGACTTGGTGGCAAGAAGGAAAATACAATCAAGCGTGGAACGTTTATCAAGGTATTTATGCCGCGCTCGGTGTGACACAAGCGGTCTTTACCTTTGCCATGGGCGCGGTGATGGGAGTATTAGCAAGCCTGGCATCGCAAAACCTTCATTCTTCGGCGCTGGCGAACGTCTTTTACAGTCCAAAGTCTATGTTCGATACGCAGCCTCTGGGGCGGATACTCGGGGTCTTTGGCAAAGACATTGATAGCATCGACAACCAGCTTCCCGATTCTCTTCGTATGATGGCATTGACACTTGCGACGGTGAGTACTTGGTTTGAATTCGTGCAGGCTAACGACGGTATAGTTGATCGGATCCGTTGCGATTATTACGGTGTTTCTGCACTACTTCATTGTCATGTAGGTTGAACCTGGGGTGGAGTGCGGCTGATCATAGTTTCAGTATATTCTTTGTTGGCGTGGGCTATTGGTAAGTCATACGGGTCGGTCCGTCGCTGACAAGCAGGTACTTTGCCATGTTCTACCGTACGTCATCGAGAGAAGTCAAGCGATTAGATTCCATGTTGCGGTCTCTCTTGTACTCTCACTTCTCGGAATCGTGAGTGGACCTCTCGTAGACAAAAGAGGGTATTCCTGACTGCATTGATAGTTTATCTGGGTTGGCGACTATACGAGCCTATGGGGAGACTGATCGATTCATCAGAGATAACGCATATTACATGGACCTGGAGGACCGGGCGTATCTGTTGAGTGCGACAAATCAAAGGTGGCTGTCGATAAGGCTTGACTTCTTGGGGGCGTGCTTGGTGTTTGCCGTCGCTATAATGTCTGCTAAAGGCGGAGGTGGTTTGACGCCCTCTCAAATCGCTCTTTGTCTAACGTATTTGACATCTATCACGCAAGTCCTTGGAATGGTAAGTGTGCCGAAAAAAAGGGCAATCTGTTGCTGATAGGTCTATAGGTTACCAGACAGTCTGCGGAGGTGGAAAATAATAGTGAGTGGACAAATGTGATGTACATATATCTAAATCCTTCCGCAGTGAACGCAGTCGAGAGGGTCTTGTGGTATGCAGACGTCACGTCGTTGCCACAAGAAGCGGCACATGACGTACCAGCGACGCGACCACCCAAGACCTGGCCTCATGAGGGGTCAATTCAGTTTGAAAACGCTGTAATGTCATACCGTCCCGGTCTTCCCCCGGTGCTCAAGGGATTGTGAGTGCGACCTGCCCTGATAAGCTTACTGATCCGCTTTCCAGGTCGATGTCTATCGATGCGGGAGAGAAGATCGGTATTGTGGGAAGGACAGGTGCTGGGAAGACCTCAATCACAGTTGCTTTATTCCGCCTCGTCGAGTGAGTGGCCTGGGGAGGCGGAAGAGTGCTGAAGACGGGCATAGGTTGTCCTCGGGTCGTATCAAGATTGATGACATAGATATCTCAACGATCGGGCTGAACGCCTTGCGATCTCAAATCGCTATAATCCCACAAGATCCGGTCCTGTTTAGCGGGACGCTGCGGACTAACCTCGATCCTTTTAATCTGCACGAGGATGCTGTTTTGTGGGATGCGCTCTCCCGGGCGTGTGTTGTGGGGAATGATCATTCGGAAGGGAAGCAGAGGCTTACCCTTGATTCGGTgatcgaggaagaaggacagAATTTGAGTGAGTGAAGAAGTGTCCGTGTCCAGACCAAGTAGCTAAGATGATTCGACTTAGGTGTTGGCGAACGATCTCTGATAAGTTTGGCGCGAGCGCTCGTTAAAAACGTGAGTTGAGACATGGTTGGACAGAGGCTGACAACGCACAGTCGAAGATTGTGGTCCTAGGTATGTTCTCAGGAAAAAGGGCGTTATCACGGCTGAACTAATTACGAATTCTCTCAGATGAAGCAACAGCTGCTGTCGGTGAGTATGCTTCGGTCCAGAGCCTGACTACTACTGCTCACCCTACCATGGCAGATCTTGAGACCGATTCGAAGATCCAGCAGACAATACATCGGGAATTTGCAGGGAAAACTCTTCTCTGCATAGCTCACAGACTGCGAACCATCATATCATGGGATAGAATTCTTGTGATGAACGCGGGcgagatcgaggtgagcATTGATAGCAGGAAGATCAAGTGCTAACAGCGTCAAAGGAATTCGATACGCCTCTCAATCTTTACGACAAACAAGGGACATTCCGGGATATGTGTGAGAAATCGAGCATATCTAGAGAGGAGATCCTGCGGGCAAATCAAGCGTAGACCGTTACATTCCGTGGCATTGTTTATTCCCATTGTGTATACATAGCTGTACTTTTTCGATTGATGCACTGCAAAACCTTTGTGTAAGACATTACAGACCTTCGACGGGATCTCGAACTTTTTATGCACCTTCAGCCGCTTGGATAGGGCTTTGACCTAGATAACCGTTGGCAGCACTGATGACTGCTTTGAGACCACTCGCCGTGATGTCGGCATCGACACCCACTCCCCAGAATCCGCCCTTGGTCTTGTCCTTTGCATCGACGTTCGGTGGGATCAATTCCACATATGTAGCGGCTTTGACATCGGATCCAGCTCCAACAGCGTGCTCGGTATATTCCCGGATGGAGAGGGCAATGCCAAGATCACCTTGGAGAGCgtcgaggaaggaagagaggggacCGTTCCCTTCTCCAGAGATTTCTCGGAGAGTACCATCGATAAGCACTTTGGCGGTGAGTCTCTTGGATGCAGAGGGTAGATTGCCATCGAGACTTCTATCGGGACTGGGCTCGACAACAGATCCAACAAGAGATGCTACCCGGCTGTGTGAACGTGATCGATCGGGACTGCCCACAGCTGATGGTGTAGCGGATCGGATATCGACGGTAACAAAGGACTTGAGTACAAGTCGGCCATCGTAAATGGATCCACCGAGGTGATAGGTCTGTCGGAAGGCAGTGGTGATGTCTTTAGAAGTCATTTCTTTACCGGTGGTCTCGGATCTGTCTTGAACAACTTTGTAGAATGCGATTTGCATACGACGGGGTAGGTCGAGCGCGAGGGCGGATTTGACGATGTAGGCGATTCTAGAGGTGCGGCGTTAGTGACAGAAGTCTAACGCAAAGTTCCGAACTCACCCTCCCTTTCCAGACTGAGAGTTGACACGAATAACTGCTTCGTAGGTACAGCCAACATCCGCGGGATCGATAGGAAGGTAGGGCATGCTCCAGATCTTGTCGCCGGCCTTTTCTCTCCTGGTTTGAGCTTCGAAACCTTTCTTGATCGCATCTTGGTGACTTCCTGAGAAAGCGGTGAAAACGAGCTCTCCTGCGTAAGGGTGTCGAGGATGCACGGGAAGACCGGTGCATTCGGTGACGGTGTCGATGATGGAGAACATGTCGGAGAAATCGAGGTTTGGGGGGATACCTTGAGAATAGCAGTTGAGACCGAGAGTGACGAGATCGACGTTACCGGTTCGTTCACCGTTACCAAGGACCGTGCCTTCGATTCGGTCGGCCCCGGCGAGGATACCGAGTTCAGCAGCGGCGACGGCGCAGCCTGAATGTTAGCATTGAACGTCGCAGTGaaaaactcacctctgtCATTATGTGTGTGTAGACTGATGATGcatttctctctctctgaGATCGTGGTGCAGAAGATTTCCACCTATACAGGATGTCAGCAATCTGCCAGTGTTGGAATGTATTCAAAGTACCTACTTGATCAGCAAAGCAATTTGGTGTTGCGACCTCAACAGTTGCGGGGAGGTTCTATGAGATTTTATGCCGTCAGTATTGATCTCGTGGACTCAATCGATGGAGCAGCTCACAAAGATaatcctctcctccttgcGGCCATCTGCCCAGACACTCTTTTCACCGGCAAGCCAGGTTTTCTTGACGGCTTCACAGACTTCAACAGCATAAGGGGTTTCCGTTTGAGAGAAAGTCTCAGGAGAGTATTCGAAACGGAAACTCGTGCCGTGCTGTTTTGGTCAGCATTTTGTGCGGATCTGAAATATTTCATCACTCACAGAAGCGGCATACTGCTCGGCAAGCTCTCGGACGAGACGTGTGTGATCTGAGGCGAGTCTACGAGGTGGTTAACACTAAAAAACGGGAGCGACCGGGCTATACTCACTTGATGGTCTCCTCACGATCATTGTTGAATACTACTTCACGGAAAAGGCATGATGTCGCATTGTACATGTGAATGATGACGTGCTTCAACCCAGCAACCGCTTCGAACGTTCTTTTTATTAGGTCGGATCGTGCGGGTGTCAGGACCTGGAACTTGTTGAGCGTCTAATGCTTTAGCTAAGACACATATGGACTCACCTGGATCCATACGTCATCCGGGACCTCTCCATTGTTTTGTAGATCACGACAAAAAGCAAAGTCGGAATCCGAAGCAGCGGGATAAGACACTTCAATCTCCTTGAAACCCATTTGTACTATGTGTCTGAAGAAGCGTAGCTTTTGCTGGTTGGTCATGGCTACAAAGTTAGCCCGCGGTCATGACAGATTCACTCACGGTTTGCAAGACTCTGATTTCCATCTCTCAGATCCGTGCTCAGCCAGATGGGAGCTTTTTTGTTAACCTTGTCTGGCCATGTTCGATTCGGGAAAGGAACGGGGTTGAATGGCAGATATCTCTGCGAAGGATCGGCTCTGAGGCAGAGTCAGCGGGTACATACGTCGGAATGTTGTTgaaagagggagattggaCGACTCACAGCATGGGCATTTTTGATGACTGTGATTTCTGTTCAGACCTGATATGTGTATGGCTGGTCCTTGCGGAAGTTGTTTTCTCGAATGGGGTGGATACAAGACAATGATAGTGCTACAATGCAATAGGAtggcaatgatgatgatgatccaaGAGTTATAGTGTAGTTAGTTGTTCGAGTCAAAAGAAAAGAAACCGAATCATTACGAGTCACTCAGTGcactttcactttctcaGATCACGTGACACAAACACATATATAGTCAATTGTACAGTGCTCATATTCATCACatcatatgcatatatgcatatatgcatgCATTGTGGTCCGTTTCATGTTCAAAGACTATAATATGATTGGTACAAGCAAAGAAGGAATGCATCACTCTCATGCGTCGGTGACTGTTACGTAGCAGATATATGTGTCAGCGTTCGGAACAAACACCGTGGAGGAatgccaactcaccacaaccATGCGAGGCATCAGTCACGAGTTTAGCGTATTTGTACAGTGTACCGCTAGTCACTTTGAGAGGTGGTGCGGTCCATGCAGCCTTTCGACGAGCCATCTCTTCGTCAGAGACATTCACGTTAAGAGTATTGGCGACAGcgtcgatgtcgatgatatCGCCGTCTTGTACCAGGGCGATGGGTCCTCCGACTTGCGCTTCTGGTACGACATGACCGACGACGAACCCATGAGAACCACCGCTGAATCGCCCGTCGGTGAGACAAGCGACATCGTAACCGAGACCAGCACCCATGATCAAACTGGTAGGTTTGAGCATTTCAGGCATACCTGTCAGGTAGTTAGCAGTGAGAGGTGGTCATCGAGAGATGTTCGAGAACTTACCAGGTCCACCCTTTGGTCCAAGATATCTCAATACAACCACAGTCTTCTCGCCCTTCTTGATTGAGCCAGACTCCACAGCTTTGACGAAatcttcctcaacatcgAATGCTCGGCATTTACCGGTGAATCGAAGACCCTCCTTTCCAGTGATTTTGGAAACAGCACCGCCTGGCGCGAGGTTACCGCGTAAGATTCGGAGATGCCCAGTTGATTTGATGGGATCATCGACCGGTCTAAGGATCTTCTGGCCTTCCCACTTGCTGCCGTGCTTCTCGACCCATCGGTCACAGTTCTCTCCGAGGGTCTTGCCGGTAACGGTGAGACCATCACCGGTCATGTATCCGTgtttgatgaggaagtggatgacACCTGTTATTGATGTTAGTAGATGGCCAAGGCGAGAGGGGGTGTCACTCACTTGGAATACCTCCAATGGTATGTATATCCTCCATGACGTATTTACCACTGGGTTTGAGATCGGCAAGGAGAGGTACACGGTCAGAGACTTTTTGGAAGTCGTCGATTGTGAGGTTGATTCCGACAGAGTGAGCGATGGCAATGAGATGGAGAACGACGTTGGTGGAACCACCGAGAGCCATTGTGAGGACCTAGATGTCAGCGGAGTCACATCGTCATTGCAACTCACCATGGCGTTTTCGAATGCTTCCCGAGTCATGATCTGTCTGGGGAGAATATTATTTTCGAGCAAATTTCGCATGACTGATCCCATCGAATCACACTCGGCCAACTTCTCGGGGTATTCTGCGGGCGACGAGGAGGATCCGGGGACGGTCATACCGAGTGCTTCGGCACATGACGCGATGGTGTTGGCGGTGTACATCTACTTGATCAGCGACAGTGAATCTCAATAGCAACTCACCCCTCCACAGGCTCCTGAACCGGGACAAGAATTTCTAACGGTATCGTATCTTGTCTTCTCTGCTGCTTCAGTCTGACCTTCTTGAAGGAAACGACCGTAACTCTGAAAAGCGGACACAATATCGAGGGTTTCTCCATTGCAATGACCGGGTTTGATGGTACCACCGTAAAGCATCAATCCGGGTCTGTTGAGTCGACCAAGAGCGATCAAGGTACCGGGCATATTTTTGTCACAACCGGGAATGACAACGGCACCGTCGAGCCAATGTCCTCCACATACACTTTCTACCGAGTCGGCGATGAGGTCACGAGACTGAAGGGAGTAGGACACTAAGGGGATCAGCTCGGACCGACCGTTCATTCACTCACTTCCTGAAGTTCCCATACTGATACCATCGGAAACGGCAGGAGTACCGAATTGATACCCAATGAGACCAGCTTCACCTAAAGATTTCTTCACTCTCTGACCGAGACCCAAGATGTGACCGTTACAGGGGTTACCCTCGTACCTGTTTATAGGTCAGCTGGGCCAGATGTGCAGTAGTAACAAGTAACACATACCACACACTTGCTACACCGACCATGGCCTTTTTGAGATCGTCATCGGTGTTGACGCCATCAGTCGCGTACAGCATCGCCTATAGCACACAAGTAAGCTAAGTCGTTACGTGCATGCATACACGAATCCCGCCAAACACACCTGAGAAGCACCCTGCGATTTTGGTTCGGTAATGGTCTTCGAGTACCGATTGATCGCCTCTGAAGCCGGACGAGCGGCCGAAGAGTGAACCGACCTGGCGGCGGTGGTGAGTGAGGACGAGAGGATGCGCCTTGGCAGCATTTTGAGAGGGTTGAttgaagggatgaggatgagaagagacgagatgtgatattgatgatatagGGATGAAATGATTGGTGACAGGTTGTTTTTTTTCAGTGCAGCAGCTGGAATTATTTAACTCGACAGACGATCGGACCGAGCGGAGTTCGGTTGCATCTCCGTGTTTCCCAATATATATAACAGATCACCACTCAAAATATTATTGGGATCGACTCTGACACCTGGATGTAAGATGATCATCATAAGAATATAAATATATAAATTATAATTTATATCTGACATAACGCTCAAAATCACCACTCGTCCATCATGTCCGCCAGAACCGCATCAGTAGAGAGAAAAACCAGTGAAACGGAGATATCATGTACCATTGATCTCGATCATGTACCAGGTGTAACAACCCAGACCATCGATGTTAGCACGGGCATTGGTTTCCTCGATCATGtaagtggatgatgatatgtgatACGCACTCGGAACCACACTGACAGCCACCTCCCAAAGATGTTCACAGCTCTCGCTAAACACGGTGGCATGTCATTGACACTGAAGTGTAAGGGGGATTTACACATTGACGATCATCACACAGCAGAAGATTGCGCTTTGGCATTAGGAGCTGCATTCAAGAAGGCTTTgggtgagaggaagggtaTCAAGAGGTATGGATTCGCATACGCTCCCttggatgaggtgagtagCATATCCCATCAGTCTACCTAACGAGTTGTGGGAAATGCTGATCCGATGGTAGTCCTTATCCCGAGCTGTTAtcgatatctcatctcgtccGTTCTTCGTGTGCAACCTTCCCTTCACGAGGGAAAAGATCGGAGACTGTAAGTCGCTCGACTTGTCTATGAGTATGCTCACTTTTATACCTCAGTGTCCACAGAAATGGTCTCTCACCTCCTTCAATCCTTTGCCTTTGAGGCTGGCGTGACCTTGCACGTCGACTCTATCCGTGGGGAGAACAATCATCACATGTAAGTCATTAACCTCTTCTTCGTGGACCCACCGCTGACATCCTTTACAGCGCCGAGTCCGCCTTCAAAGCCCTCGCACTCGCCATAAGAATGGCCATCAGCCGAACcggtggtgatgatgtacCAAGTACAAAAGGTGTCCTTGCCTTATAAATGTATAAATGCATAGATAGATTCgatatatatagatataaTACTCTCTGCGCGTAGATTCGATCTGATGACCCAAGTTGAAATGGCGTCACCGTGAGCCTGCCTGACACCGCTCACTTCCCGTTTAATTCTGCAGACTCCTCTTCTGTCAGCTCACGGAAAGGGGTACCTGAACGATTTATAACAGGTATGGGATCGTTCTCGGGTGATGAAGCCCTTCCAGGTGTTGAGGAGGCCGATACGTCTACGGAAGGTGGTAAATCCCCCGCAGGTGCTTTCGAGTAGTATCTTCCAGCCTACGCAGGAAGCAGAATCAGCATCCTTCGATCTCGCAAAAGCTTGTATACTCACCTGTAATAACATTATACCGGTCAACATGACAGCTGTCA comes from Kwoniella bestiolae CBS 10118 chromosome 1, complete sequence and encodes:
- a CDS encoding dihydroxy-acid dehydratase, coding for MLPRRILSSSLTTAARSVHSSAARPASEAINRYSKTITEPKSQGASQAMLYATDGVNTDDDLKKAMVGVASVWYEGNPCNGHILGLGQRVKKSLGEAGLIGYQFGTPAVSDGISMGTSGKSVCGGHWLDGAVVIPGCDKNMPGTLIALGRLNRPGLMLYGGTIKPGHCNGETLDIVSAFQSYGRFLQEGQTEAAEKTRYDTVRNSCPGSGACGGVLTMALGGSTNVVLHLIAIAHSVGINLTIDDFQKVSDRVPLLADLKPSGKYVMEDIHTIGGIPSVIHFLIKHGYMTGDGLTVTGKTLGENCDRWVEKHGSKWEGQKILRPVDDPIKSTGHLRILRGNLAPGGAVSKITGKEGLRFTGKCRAFDVEEDFVKAVESGSIKKGEKTVVVLRYLGPKGGPGMPEMLKPTSLIMGAGLGYDVACLTDGRFSGGSHGFVVGHVVPEAQVGGPIALVQDGDIIDIDAVANTLNVNVSDEEMARRKAAWTAPPLKVTSGTLYKYAKLVTDASHGCGELAFLHGVCSER
- a CDS encoding imidazoleglycerol-phosphate dehydratase, which produces MSARTASVERKTSETEISCTIDLDHVPGVTTQTIDVSTGIGFLDHMFTALAKHGGMSLTLKCKGDLHIDDHHTAEDCALALGAAFKKALGERKGIKRYGFAYAPLDESLSRAVIDISSRPFFVCNLPFTREKIGDLSTEMVSHLLQSFAFEAGVTLHVDSIRGENNHHIAESAFKALALAIRMAISRTGGDDVPSTKGVLAL
- a CDS encoding 2-isopropylmalate synthase, producing MPMLADPSQRYLPFNPVPFPNRTWPDKVNKKAPIWLSTDLRDGNQSLANLQMGFKEIEVSYPAASDSDFAFCRDLQNNGEVPDDVWIQVLTPARSDLIKRTFEAVAGLKHVIIHMYNATSCLFREVVFNNDREETIKLASDHTRLVRELAEQYAASHGTSFRFEYSPETFSQTETPYAVEVCEAVKKTWLAGEKSVWADGRKEERIIFNLPATVEVATPNCFADQVEIFCTTISEREKCIISCAVAAAELGILAGADRIEGTVLGNGERTGNVDLVTLGLNCYSQGIPPNLDFSDMFSIIDTVTECTGLPVHPRHPYAGELVFTAFSGSHQDAIKKGFEAQTRREKAGDKIWSMPYLPIDPADVGCTYEAVIRVNSQSGKGGIAYIVKSALALDLPRRMQIAFYKVVQDRSETTGKEMTSKDITTAFRQTYHLGGSIYDGRLVLKSFVTVDIRSATPSAVGSPDRSRSHSRVASLVGSVVEPSPDRSLDGNLPSASKRLTAKVLIDGTLREISGEGNGPLSSFLDALQGDLGIALSIREYTEHAVGAGSDVKAATYVELIPPNVDAKDKTKGGFWGVGVDADITASGLKAVISAANGYLGQSPIQAAEGA